A stretch of DNA from Maridesulfovibrio sp.:
GGGGGGTGGGCCGAGTTCGCTGAAGGCGCAAAAGCAATTGTGAACCTTGCCGGTGAAAATATTGCCGCCGGTCGCTGGACGGCCAGGCGGAAGGAAAGTATTGAGAAGAGCAGGCTGGATGCCGGTAAGGCTGTCTGTGAGGCCGTTTCCCGTGTGAAAGTCCGTCCGGAAGTGGTTGTTCAGGGCTCTGCCGTAGGCTTTTACGGTTCCTGCGGACCTCAGCCGGTGGATGAGAATTCTCCGCAGGGTGATTCCTTTCTGGCCGGCGTAGCCGGTAGATGGGAGAAGTCGACAGCGAAAGTGGAAGACCTGGGCGTAAGGCGGGTGGTGATCCGTACCGGAATGGTTTTGGGCCACGGCGGAGCTCTTGCAAAAATGCTTCCTCCCTTCAATGCCGGACTTGGAGCTTTCTTAGGCAGCGGACATCAGGGCGTTTCCTGGATTCATCTCAATGACGAGGTCCGGGCGATCGTTTTTCTCATTGAGAATCAGGGTTGTCATGGTGTGTACAACCTGTCCTCATTCAATCCGATTACCTCAAACAAGTTCAACACCATTTTGGGAGAGGTCCTGAACAGAAAGATCTTTTTCCGGATGCCTGCGTTTGCGCTTAAGCTGGCCCTTGGCCAGATGGCCGAGGAAGTGCTTCTCGGCGGCCAGTTCGTCCTTCCTCAAAGATTGATTTCCGAGGGGTTCTCCTTTGAGAACCCGGAGCTTGCAGATGCTCTTGCGGACATTCTGGATTGATCAATTTTCATTTTCAGGAACTACTTG
This window harbors:
- a CDS encoding TIGR01777 family oxidoreductase gives rise to the protein MKIIITGGTGFIGKALSRVLVSKGYEVIALTRSVRPSDIAGVRNVVWDGCTSGGWAEFAEGAKAIVNLAGENIAAGRWTARRKESIEKSRLDAGKAVCEAVSRVKVRPEVVVQGSAVGFYGSCGPQPVDENSPQGDSFLAGVAGRWEKSTAKVEDLGVRRVVIRTGMVLGHGGALAKMLPPFNAGLGAFLGSGHQGVSWIHLNDEVRAIVFLIENQGCHGVYNLSSFNPITSNKFNTILGEVLNRKIFFRMPAFALKLALGQMAEEVLLGGQFVLPQRLISEGFSFENPELADALADILD